In Geobacillus kaustophilus, a genomic segment contains:
- the sodA gene encoding superoxide dismutase SodA, whose product MPFELPALPYPYDALEPHIDKETMNIHHTKHHNTYVTNLNAALEGHPDLQNKSLEELLSNLEALPESIRTAVRNNGGGHANHSLFWTILSPNGGGEPTGELAEAINKKFGSFAAFKDEFSKAAAGRFGSGWAWLVVNNGELEITSTPNQDSPIMEGKTPILGLDVWEHAYYLKYQNRRPEYIAAFWNIVNWDEVAKRYSEAKAK is encoded by the coding sequence ATGCCATTTGAATTGCCAGCATTGCCGTATCCGTACGATGCGCTTGAGCCGCACATTGACAAAGAAACGATGAACATTCATCACACGAAGCACCATAACACATACGTCACGAATTTGAATGCGGCGCTTGAAGGGCATCCGGATTTGCAAAACAAATCGCTCGAAGAATTGCTCAGCAATTTGGAAGCCCTTCCGGAAAGCATCCGCACGGCGGTGCGCAACAACGGCGGCGGCCATGCGAACCACTCGCTTTTCTGGACGATTTTGTCGCCAAACGGCGGCGGCGAGCCGACGGGTGAGCTGGCTGAGGCGATCAACAAAAAATTCGGCAGCTTCGCGGCGTTTAAAGACGAGTTTTCGAAAGCAGCGGCCGGCCGTTTCGGTTCTGGCTGGGCATGGCTTGTCGTGAACAACGGCGAGCTGGAAATTACGAGCACGCCGAACCAAGACTCGCCGATCATGGAAGGTAAAACGCCGATTCTCGGCTTGGACGTTTGGGAGCATGCGTACTACTTGAAATATCAAAACCGCCGTCCGGAATACATTGCCGCATTCTGGAACATTGTCAACTGGGACGAAGTGGCGAAACGGTACAGCGAAGCGAAAGCGAAGTAA
- a CDS encoding MFS transporter, whose product MAFFQKLTGQEQVNRDLLLLLCIGGFYALGVSLSNTFVNIYLWKQTGDFRDLALYNLAIVTMQPLTFIFAGRLAKQIDRILVLRLGVSCLAVFFVTVLLVGSRAHQYLLFLGALLGVGYGFYWLAFNVLTFEITEPETRDFFNGFFGVLTSSAGMIGPIAAGYMISSLAGAKGYTFVFSLSLGLFLVAVLLSFFLKRRAAAGKYLFIRILKERNENRNWRLITNAHFFQGLREGTFVFIISVLVYVTSGSEWALGKFGLVNSFTSFVAYYAVSRLIKREYRMKAILLGGALLYGAIFLIVFHPTYPRLILYAITIAIAYPLLLVPYSSLTFDVIGKSWKSAEARVEYIVVRELFLNAGRVASILAFLTAVALFGEEVGIRALMFVCGAGHLATYWFVRLIRFTDDRPERGHREQIFLRPKLDDERGRSPV is encoded by the coding sequence ATGGCATTTTTCCAAAAACTAACCGGTCAAGAACAAGTGAACCGCGACCTGCTTCTTTTGCTTTGCATCGGTGGGTTTTACGCGCTCGGTGTTTCCCTGTCGAACACGTTTGTCAACATTTATTTATGGAAACAGACCGGCGATTTCCGCGACTTGGCGCTATACAATTTGGCGATTGTCACGATGCAGCCGCTGACGTTTATTTTCGCCGGCCGGCTGGCAAAACAAATTGACCGCATTCTTGTTTTGCGGCTTGGTGTGTCGTGTTTAGCCGTTTTTTTTGTCACCGTTTTATTGGTCGGCTCTCGCGCCCATCAATATTTGCTTTTTCTCGGTGCGCTGCTCGGCGTCGGCTATGGTTTTTATTGGCTGGCGTTTAACGTGTTGACGTTTGAAATTACCGAACCGGAGACGCGCGACTTCTTTAACGGTTTTTTTGGGGTGTTGACCTCATCAGCCGGCATGATCGGGCCGATTGCCGCCGGCTATATGATTTCATCGCTCGCCGGTGCGAAAGGGTATACGTTCGTTTTCTCGCTGTCGCTCGGCTTGTTTCTTGTCGCCGTGCTGCTCAGCTTTTTCTTGAAGCGCCGCGCGGCTGCGGGGAAATATTTGTTCATCCGCATTTTAAAGGAGAGGAATGAAAACCGGAACTGGCGGCTCATTACGAATGCCCACTTTTTCCAAGGATTGCGCGAAGGCACGTTTGTGTTTATCATTTCCGTGCTGGTGTATGTCACTTCTGGAAGCGAATGGGCGCTCGGCAAATTCGGGCTTGTCAACTCGTTCACGTCGTTTGTCGCCTATTATGCCGTCTCTCGGCTGATCAAGCGTGAATATCGGATGAAAGCGATTTTGCTAGGAGGAGCGCTGCTATACGGGGCCATTTTCTTGATCGTTTTCCATCCGACCTATCCGCGCCTCATTCTTTATGCCATCACGATCGCCATTGCGTATCCATTGTTGCTTGTTCCGTATTCCTCCTTGACGTTTGACGTCATCGGGAAGAGCTGGAAATCGGCCGAGGCGCGCGTCGAATACATAGTTGTCCGCGAATTGTTTTTAAACGCCGGACGGGTGGCGTCGATTTTAGCCTTTTTAACGGCTGTGGCGCTCTTTGGAGAAGAGGTTGGCATCCGCGCGCTTATGTTTGTGTGCGGAGCCGGGCATTTGGCAACTTACTGGTTTGTCCGCCTCATTCGCTTCACCGATGACCGTCCAGAGCGCGGTCATCGTGAGCAGATTTTTCTTCGGCCGAAGCTGGACGACGAACGAGGCCGTTCGCCGGTGTGA